A single genomic interval of Malania oleifera isolate guangnan ecotype guangnan chromosome 11, ASM2987363v1, whole genome shotgun sequence harbors:
- the LOC131168061 gene encoding UPF0481 protein At3g47200-like has translation MAAAEEVTFMEEVFAEQSAVARENAALLHRSGNSPAVVSDKGELESIVIHREANSCPPDTTDQWLQSIMKDGSTSNKKQKPRIQKVPRMLRKIESNENCYEPQVVSIGPYHHGKLELEAVEKLKVPMARDYIESSYTSKLSVRDMYDKVAAVAVEARQCYAKDATEGLDDEAFAQMMFLDGCFILQFIYCYEENKRGEMKMRSLNIAFVQRDLFLLENQLPFLVLEELVNLRFEQKEGINKINSFIEHTRALPPPGKPGWRHRIENCIDRCNFLKKPLENSKKQPVHEEGPAHLLDLLRAQLIDLQDKKIATKSNDRSSLSYSYQSVKELKAAGIEFRPSKTQRFTDIKFEHCCVRGFLKLPAVIVDDSFKSILLNLVAYKACPDAPDDLGVTSYICFMDSLIDHAEDVKELRSEGILMSCLGSDQQVADLFNDIANNLVDNRELYMEVKM, from the coding sequence ATGGCAGCTGCCGAGGAGGTGACTTTCATGGAAGAGGTCTTTGCAGAACAGAGTGCAGTAGCCAGAGAAAATGCAGCTTTACTACACAGAAGTGGCAATTCGCCTGCTGTCGTATCTGATAAGGGTGAATTGGAGAGCATTGTAATCCACCGGGAAGCAAATTCCTGCCCTCCTGATACTACAGACCAGTGGTTGCAATCCATAATGAAGGATGGGTCTACGAGCAATAAAAAACAAAAGCCCAGGATACAGAAGGTCCCGAGGATGCTGCGCAAGATCGAATCCAACGAGAATTGCTACGAACCGCAGGTGGTTTCAATTGGTCCTTACCACCATGGGAAGCTGGAGCTCGAAGCAGTGGAGAAGCTCAAGGTTCCAATGGCACGAGATTACATCGAAAGCAGTTATACCAGTAAGTTGTCAGTTCGTGACATGTATGACAAGGTTGCAGCGGTGGCTGTTGAAGCAAGGCAGTGCTATGCGAAGGACGCAACAGAAGGCCTGGACGATGAGGCCTTTGCTCAGATGATGTTCCTGGACGGCTGCTTCATTCTCCAGTTCATTTATTGTTATGAAGAAAACAAGCGTGGAGAAATGAAGATGAGAAGCCTGAACATTGCTTTCGTGCAGCGGGACTTGTTCTTGTTGGAGAATCAACTCCCTTTTCTGGTCCTCGAGGAGCTGGTGAACTTGAGGTTTGAACAAAAAGAGGGGATAAATAAGATCAACAGTTTCATTGAGCATACAAGGGCACTCCCCCCTCCGGGAAAGCCTGGATGGAGACACAGAATTGAAAATTGCATCGACCGCTGTAACTTCTTAAAAAAGCCTCTGGAAAATAGCAAAAAGCAGCCTGTACATGAAGAAGGACCAGCTCACCTACTTGACCTACTACGGGCTCAACTCATCGACTTGCAGGATAAAAAAATTGCTACCAAGTCCAATGATAGAAGCAGTCTTAGTTACTCATATCAATCAGTAAAGGAGTTGAAGGCAGCGGGAATCGAATTTAGGCCCAGCAAAACACAGCGTTTCACAGACATCAAGTTTGAGCACTGTTGCGTGAGAGGATTTCTCAAACTCCCTGCAGTAATTGTAGATGACTCATTCAAGTCCATTCTTCTGAACTTGGTAGCCTACAAGGCATGCCCTGATGCCCCTGATGACTTGGGGGTTACCTCTTACATATGCTTCATGGATTCACTGATTGATCATGCAGAGGACGTGAAGGAGCTGCGATCCGAGGGCATACTCATGAGCTGCCTGGGCAGCGACCAGCAGGTGGCTGATCTGTTCAACGACATAGCCAACAATTTGGTGGACAATCGTGAGCTTTACATGGAAGTCAAGATGTAG